The DNA window TAAGCCTCCGTGGGCCCATcaatctggccatgttggtccAGCCAGGGGAGTAGCAGCTTCCTGTTGGGGTTGGAGGATGGAAGAGAGGAATGAGACATACAGATGAAAATTCAAAGAGGTCAATGAGCATGTCTGCTTGCTCAGTGTGTACTTTTAGTTCTGGACCGCATGGCTCATGGTAAAGGGTAGGGGAAAGTAAGAGGGAGGTACTTGCCTTAATCATATTATTTTCAAATGAAAAAGAAACTTTACCAATTTCAGTACATTTAAttagatttattaaattaaatgccTAAAGACTGTTGGTACAGTTGAAATTATTGTTATAAAAACATGATAAGATACCATCGGTCAGcaaaaaaatgtgttaaaaataaatgtaccattttttGTTGGTATAGCAACGTGGGTGATGCCGCCACCATTAATGTGGTAGCCTTGGGTTCTAGTGCCCTGTTCTGGGCAAGCACATCACTGCATACCAATAAGAATACatgggcaagacttctaactCCACATGCGCCTGCCTCTGTAATGTGATTGAATTGCAAGCTGCTCTAAAAAGTTAATCTCCCACTATCATAATTCacaaaattacttaaaatagCAAAACTACATACTCAGGGGTCCAAAGCATCTGCTGCAAGAAATGGTCCTTTGTTTTATAATGCTATATAATTATAAGTATATAAAGACCATAGTAGTGATCAATGTTCTTCCTCTTTTGTAGTTGGTATGGGCCACAACCAGTCGTGTAGGCTGCGCTGTATACACATGTCCACGCATGAACGTGTGGGGAGAGATCTGGGAGAATGCAGTCTACCTCGTGTGCAACTACTCACCAAAGTAAGACCTGTACACTGTCTTGCTTCCCTGACTTTTCATTAATTCACTCATTATCCTATGGTATTTAATCCTGGCCCATTTGGAACTGCATGATTTAATGGTGGGGGATCTGTGCTTCCAACAATTTTGGACAGTAGGAAAGTTATCTGTTCCATCTGCTGGAAAATCTTTGATTGGACTTAGGAAAGAACAACATGCAAGCTGGTCATGTCCACTTTCCTAATGATTTAATTGCTGGCAGGAATTGAGGTGGAATCTTCCAGAGAGCTTGGAGGGTTTGTGATAATGTGCAAAGAACATTACAGCAGTTGGCGAATTGAGTGCTTAATTAAGCATGCAGGTTGTGTAATTACTCTTAAACTGCTGCTGACCCCTTTGGGATTTCCACCAGGGGAAACTGGATCGGAGAAGCTCCTTACCAGCATGGACGCTCATGTTCACAGTGCCCCCCAAGCTATGGAGGAGGATGCAGAGACAACCTCTGCTACAAGGGtaatgcattcatctgcaagaTGACTGTTAGCCATAAACCCTAATGACATAGTCTTTAACAATATGTCAATAAAAAATTTTcatatgacagtgatgatatataaataaagctcATTACATGGTTCCATATGTCTTTTAGGAGACCCTCAGCGTCCTGAGACTCCAGACATGAATGAAGTGGAGAAGCCCCAAGTGCCAGTACAACCTAGGACTACTCCATCTAAACCTGCAGCCAAGCCTAAACCACAGCCTGCTGCACCCAAGAAGCCCTCATCACCCAAGGTCCCTCGCACCAATTTCCTGGGTAAGTGTTTTTAATTTACATATGTGGAAAACCGATGTTGGAACCAGCCATCatagatgaacatgaacatggtACACCATGGTTCCGTATTATTAGCTTTATTTTCCCCTACAGCTCAGAAGATCAAGTGTGAGACCAAAATGAGGGATAAGTGCAAAGGAGCAACCTGCAACAGGTCAGTAAAGGTTAACGTTAAGCTTTCATGAGTTACAATAACAAACTGCATAGATTTTGTACTTAAAGTCTGTTGTTCATTCAGATACAACTGCCCAGCCAACTGTTTGTACAGCAAAGCGAAGGTGTTTGGAACGTTGTACTATGATGTGGTAAGTGACTTAGTCATTGCTTATATAAGCTAAATTACTACTTTCAGAGCAATTGtttttcagtctaaacctacttTTTTCTGATTCTTACAGCAATCCAGTATTTGTCGTGCTGCAATCCACTATGGTGTCATTGATAACAATGGTGGTCTGGTGGACGTCGCAAGAAAAGACAGCTTTCCCTTCTTTGTTAAAGCAACAAAGAATGGTGTCGAGTCTTTAAGGTATGCAGTGTTTTTCTAATTTGCCAGTTGCCCTTTATGGTCACAGAGTCACTCGCTAGTACAGCACTGTTTATGAGCCTGACCTGTATAAAGACTTAATAGCTGTCATAATTTTCCTTCACAGTAAATACAAACCTGGCAATGCATTTATGGTCACGAAAGCGGAAAGTAGGTATCTCTGATTTTCTTGTAAATTAACTGCATGTATATTTCTAATAATTTATGATTCTGAATGAGCAACATTAACAAGACTTTGTCTTTTTACccacagtaaagacagtggaCTGCTATTCCAATGTTGCTGAGATCTGTCCATATACAGACTCTTTCTCCTACTGCCCAAGGTAGAGTACTTGGACCAAATCTTATGCACTCCTGCGATAATACATATGATTATTCATTTCAGAATCATTTTT is part of the Salminus brasiliensis chromosome 17, fSalBra1.hap2, whole genome shotgun sequence genome and encodes:
- the crispld2 gene encoding cysteine-rich secretory protein LCCL domain-containing 2 → MSRPLPVILLLLSTQLASSLFLPDSTELRRLLSRYENELEPNSTASGSRVRRAIQWSDREEILALHNKLRGGVYPTASNMEYMVWDDELERSATHWAEQCQWEHGPQDLLMSIGQNLAVHWGRYRSPAYHVQAWYDEVKDYTYPYPHECNPWCPERCSGPMCTHYTQLVWATTSRVGCAVYTCPRMNVWGEIWENAVYLVCNYSPKGNWIGEAPYQHGRSCSQCPPSYGGGCRDNLCYKGDPQRPETPDMNEVEKPQVPVQPRTTPSKPAAKPKPQPAAPKKPSSPKVPRTNFLAQKIKCETKMRDKCKGATCNRYNCPANCLYSKAKVFGTLYYDVQSSICRAAIHYGVIDNNGGLVDVARKDSFPFFVKATKNGVESLSKYKPGNAFMVTKAEIKTVDCYSNVAEICPYTDSFSYCPRVYCPANCKNEPSYWAPVIGSNIYADKSSICRAAIHAGVIKAAGGYVDVLALDKRKSYAGSLKNGIQSESKTQTEGGSFRVFTVRE